A genomic segment from Helicobacter sp. 12S02232-10 encodes:
- a CDS encoding diacylglycerol kinase, which translates to MKKNRNDKKGKKGFVRILNAFFYSKDGIQAAWIDEAAFRQVFILAVLCAILAFFIVDTWLEYVVLILPCVISILIELLNSAIENAIDFVSLKTHPLAKKAKDMGSAAQLIALFFWFMVWGSFLWMRYF; encoded by the coding sequence ATGAAAAAAAATAGAAATGATAAAAAAGGCAAAAAAGGCTTTGTCAGAATTTTAAATGCATTTTTTTATTCCAAAGATGGCATTCAGGCAGCTTGGATTGATGAAGCAGCTTTTAGGCAAGTTTTTATTTTAGCTGTTTTGTGCGCAATTCTTGCATTTTTTATTGTTGATACGTGGCTGGAATATGTAGTGCTTATTTTACCTTGCGTGATTTCAATTTTAATCGAATTATTAAATAGTGCTATTGAGAATGCTATTGATTTTGTGAGCCTAAAGACGCATCCTCTGGCGAAAAAAGCCAAAGATATGGGAAGCGCTGCTCAATTGATTGCTTTGTTTTTTTGGTTTATGGTTTGGGGTAGTTTTTTATGGATGCGCTATTTTTAA
- the gyrA gene encoding DNA topoisomerase (ATP-hydrolyzing) subunit A — protein MDNLLDNTSVVDIKIDDSIKESYLDYSMSVIIGRALPDAKDGLKPVHRRILYAMSELGLTSRVAYKKSARIVGDVIGKYHPHGDTAVYDALVRMAQDFSMRLELVDGQGNFGSIDGDNAAAMRYTEARMTQASEEILKDIDKDTVDFVPNYDDTLKEPDVLPSRIPNLLVNGSSGIAVGMATSIPPHRIDEIVSALIYVIDTPDASLEELMNIVAGPDFPTGGTIYGKQGIIDAYRTGRGRIRVRAKVHIEKTKTKDIIVIDEVPYQTNKAKLVEQISELAKDKIIEGISEVRDESDREGIRVVIELKKEAMSEIVLNHLYKSTTMETTFGIILLAINNKEPKIFNLLELLNLFISHRKTVVIRRTIFELEKAKARAHILEGLRIALDHIEEVIKLIRASKDTEEAKSGLMEKFGLSELQSKAILEMRLQRLTGLERDKIEQEYAELLALIESLNAILKSEDELKRIIKEELLEIQEKFSSPRKTQIEEDYDAIDIEDLIPNEPVVVTMSHRGYVKRVQLKTYEKQNRGGKGKISGNTHEDDFIESFFVANTHDTIMFITDKGQLYWLKVYRIPEAGRTAIGKAVVNLINLQPEEKIMATITTTDFNQDKSLVFFTKNGIVKRTNLSEYSNIRSVGVRAINLDDGDELVTAKIIDKNVKELFIATYQGMCIRFGIDDIREIGRVSRGVTGIRFKANEDFVIGATTITSETDKLLTVSEKGIGKQTLAGAYRLQSRGGKGVIVMKLTPKTGKLVSVVNVDDENMDLMVLTTSGKMIRVAIEAIKEAGRNTSGVKIIDVAGEKVAYVSRCPKEDIEEDQEQNENEGGLDIE, from the coding sequence ATGGATAATTTATTGGATAATACAAGCGTTGTGGATATAAAAATTGATGATTCCATTAAGGAAAGCTATCTTGATTACTCAATGAGTGTCATTATCGGGAGAGCGCTTCCAGATGCTAAAGATGGGCTTAAGCCTGTTCATCGAAGAATTCTTTATGCGATGAGTGAGCTTGGATTGACCTCTAGAGTTGCTTATAAAAAGAGTGCGAGGATTGTTGGTGATGTGATTGGTAAATATCACCCTCACGGGGATACCGCTGTTTATGATGCACTTGTGAGAATGGCGCAAGATTTTTCGATGCGGCTTGAACTTGTTGATGGGCAAGGAAACTTTGGTTCCATTGATGGAGATAATGCTGCAGCAATGCGATATACTGAAGCAAGAATGACACAAGCAAGCGAAGAGATTTTAAAAGACATCGATAAAGATACGGTTGATTTTGTTCCAAATTATGATGATACACTCAAAGAGCCTGATGTGCTTCCTAGTCGGATTCCTAATCTTTTAGTAAATGGTTCAAGCGGTATTGCTGTAGGTATGGCAACTTCCATTCCCCCTCACAGGATAGATGAAATTGTAAGTGCTTTGATTTATGTGATCGATACCCCCGATGCTTCTTTGGAAGAACTGATGAATATTGTTGCAGGACCTGATTTTCCTACAGGAGGGACAATTTATGGAAAGCAAGGAATTATAGACGCTTATCGCACAGGAAGAGGAAGAATTAGGGTTCGTGCAAAAGTCCATATTGAAAAGACAAAAACCAAAGATATTATCGTGATTGATGAAGTGCCTTATCAGACAAATAAAGCTAAATTAGTCGAGCAAATCAGCGAACTTGCCAAAGATAAAATTATTGAAGGTATTTCTGAAGTCAGAGATGAATCTGATCGTGAGGGAATTCGCGTAGTTATTGAACTCAAAAAAGAGGCAATGAGCGAGATTGTTTTAAATCATTTGTATAAATCCACTACGATGGAAACGACTTTTGGCATCATTCTTTTGGCTATCAATAATAAAGAGCCAAAAATATTCAATCTTTTAGAGCTGCTTAATTTATTCATTTCTCATCGAAAGACCGTTGTCATTCGCAGAACGATTTTTGAACTTGAAAAAGCCAAAGCTAGAGCACATATTTTAGAAGGACTTAGAATTGCACTTGATCATATTGAAGAGGTGATCAAGCTTATCCGTGCGAGCAAAGATACTGAAGAGGCCAAAAGTGGTTTGATGGAAAAATTCGGACTCAGCGAGCTTCAAAGCAAGGCTATTTTAGAAATGAGACTTCAAAGACTTACTGGATTGGAGCGTGATAAAATTGAACAAGAATACGCTGAATTACTTGCTTTGATTGAGAGTCTCAATGCCATTTTAAAAAGCGAAGATGAATTAAAGCGGATCATTAAAGAAGAGTTACTTGAGATTCAAGAAAAATTTAGTTCTCCCCGCAAAACACAAATCGAAGAGGATTATGATGCAATTGATATTGAGGATTTGATTCCCAATGAGCCGGTTGTAGTGACAATGAGCCATCGTGGCTATGTCAAACGTGTCCAGCTTAAGACTTATGAAAAGCAAAATCGTGGAGGTAAGGGAAAAATATCGGGCAATACTCACGAAGATGATTTTATAGAATCTTTCTTTGTGGCTAATACGCACGATACGATTATGTTTATCACCGATAAAGGACAGCTTTATTGGCTTAAAGTCTATCGAATTCCTGAAGCTGGAAGAACTGCTATTGGCAAGGCGGTTGTAAATCTTATCAATTTGCAACCTGAAGAAAAGATTATGGCTACGATTACCACGACGGATTTTAATCAGGATAAATCTTTAGTATTCTTTACGAAAAATGGTATCGTAAAGCGGACTAATTTGAGTGAATATAGCAATATCAGAAGTGTTGGTGTTCGAGCGATTAATTTGGATGATGGCGATGAGCTTGTAACTGCAAAAATTATTGATAAAAATGTTAAAGAGCTTTTTATTGCGACTTATCAAGGTATGTGTATTCGATTTGGAATTGATGATATTCGTGAAATTGGACGGGTAAGCAGAGGAGTTACAGGCATTCGTTTCAAGGCGAATGAAGATTTTGTAATCGGAGCGACTACGATTACAAGCGAGACAGACAAGCTTTTGACCGTGAGTGAAAAAGGCATAGGAAAACAAACTTTAGCCGGTGCTTATCGTCTGCAGAGCAGGGGAGGTAAGGGCGTGATTGTTATGAAACTTACTCCTAAGACGGGCAAGCTTGTAAGCGTAGTGAATGTGGATGATGAAAATATGGATTTAATGGTGCTTACAACCAGCGGCAAGATGATACGTGTTGCCATAGAAGCCATCAAAGAGGCAGGTAGAAATACCAGCGGTGTAAAAATTATCGATGTAGCGGGTGAAAAGGTTGCTTATGTGAGTCGTTGCCCTAAAGAAGACATTGAAGAAGACCAAGAGCAAAACGAAAATGAGGGTGGTTTAGATATAGAGTGA
- a CDS encoding sigma-54 dependent transcriptional regulator, with product MKIAIVEDDINMRKSLELFFSDNKDLEIISFKSPKDALKNLDESFDLVITDINMPQMDGLEFLRLLEGRYEAIVITGNATLNKAIDSIRLGVKDFFQKPFKPELLLEAIYRTKKFIEFQKVHRTPSSKTIKAKSPTEQKHFFVATSKALEVVQKTAQKVASTDASVLLLGQSGVGKEVFANFIHTHSPRAHFPFVAINMAAIPEHLLESELFGYEKGAFTDATASKAGLFESANGGSVFLDEIGEMPLGLQSKLLRAVQEKEIMRLGGNKVIKIDVRFISATNADIKKKVAAGEFREDLFFRLQTIPICIPSLKERKEEILPLAEWKLDCVLQEYGFEPKTFSEGAKKKMLDYEWYGNIRELLSVVERATILSEGDCIKEEDLFLESRSPKENVSKIAVLESELIQEVCRDCGGDLNRSAEVLGMKPDVLKHKIAKYNLVF from the coding sequence ATGAAGATTGCTATTGTTGAAGATGATATCAATATGCGCAAAAGCCTAGAGCTTTTTTTTAGTGATAACAAAGATTTAGAAATTATAAGTTTTAAGAGTCCTAAAGATGCACTGAAAAACCTTGATGAAAGTTTTGATTTAGTGATTACAGATATCAATATGCCGCAGATGGATGGTTTGGAGTTTTTAAGATTACTTGAAGGACGTTATGAGGCGATTGTGATTACTGGTAATGCAACTTTAAATAAGGCAATTGATTCGATTCGGCTAGGCGTAAAAGATTTTTTTCAAAAACCTTTTAAGCCCGAACTTTTACTTGAAGCAATCTATCGGACAAAAAAATTTATAGAGTTTCAGAAAGTTCATCGTACGCCGTCTTCAAAGACTATTAAAGCCAAAAGTCCAACGGAGCAAAAACATTTTTTTGTCGCCACTTCTAAAGCATTGGAAGTGGTTCAAAAAACTGCTCAAAAGGTAGCTTCTACTGATGCAAGCGTATTGCTTTTGGGGCAGAGCGGGGTAGGAAAGGAAGTGTTTGCAAATTTTATCCATACCCATTCACCTCGTGCGCATTTTCCTTTTGTCGCAATCAATATGGCTGCCATTCCCGAACATTTGCTTGAATCTGAACTTTTTGGCTATGAAAAAGGTGCTTTTACTGATGCAACGGCCTCTAAAGCAGGGCTTTTTGAGAGTGCCAATGGTGGGAGTGTGTTTTTAGATGAGATAGGTGAAATGCCTTTAGGGTTGCAAAGTAAGCTTTTGCGAGCCGTTCAAGAAAAAGAAATTATGCGTTTGGGGGGCAATAAGGTCATTAAAATTGATGTGAGATTTATTTCTGCGACCAATGCAGATATTAAAAAGAAAGTTGCAGCCGGAGAGTTTCGGGAGGATTTATTTTTCAGACTTCAGACTATTCCTATTTGTATCCCTTCTCTAAAGGAAAGGAAAGAAGAGATTCTTCCACTTGCAGAATGGAAGTTGGATTGTGTATTGCAAGAATATGGCTTTGAACCTAAAACCTTTTCTGAAGGTGCTAAAAAGAAAATGTTAGATTATGAATGGTATGGGAATATTAGAGAGTTGCTTTCTGTTGTTGAACGCGCAACGATTTTGAGTGAAGGAGATTGCATAAAAGAGGAAGATTTATTTTTGGAAAGCAGGAGTCCTAAAGAAAATGTTTCTAAGATAGCTGTTCTTGAAAGCGAACTCATTCAAGAAGTTTGCAGGGATTGCGGGGGGGATTTGAACAGGAGTGCAGAAGTACTTGGAATGAAACCTGATGTTTTGAAACACAAGATTGCTAAATACAATCTTGTGTTTTAG
- the thrS gene encoding threonine--tRNA ligase: MSEVIGIRHNDEILDIQTAQSRCIWGEEIHFDNSSEALEIIRHSCAHLMAQAIKELYPDAKFFVGPVVEEGFYYDFKTCAKIGEEDLAVIEKKMKEIAKKGFPITKEVMTREEAMKKFAGDELKQAVMAKIQGDSFGVYKQGDFEDLCRGPHLPNTKLLHSFKLTKLAGAYLGGDEQAEMLTRIYGIAFADKESLNAYINQLEEAKKRDHRKLGLEMGLFAFDEEIGAGLPIWLPKGARLRRRIEELLTKALIVRQYEPVRGPEILKSSVWKISGHYDNYKENMYFTTIDDVEYGIKPMNCVGHIKVYQSSQRSYRDLPLRFYEYGVVHRHEKSGVLHGLLRVREFTQDDAHIFCRPTQIKDEVSNIIDFTRKIMEAFGFCYEMELSTRPVKSIGSDDVWQTATNALKEALESNGIAYRTDEGGGAFYGPKIDIKITDAIGRKWQCGTIQIDMNLPERFELKYTDENNAYAQPVMIHRAILGSFERFVAILTEHFGGEFPFFIAPTQVILIPISEEQLTYALEIKEQLLNIGAYAEVMDKNETLNKRIRNAEKQRVPMIAIIGEKEMASKTLAIRDRRSKTQYELNKEEFFNMVEIKIKEVSF; this comes from the coding sequence ATGTCAGAGGTTATTGGCATCAGACATAACGATGAAATTCTTGATATTCAAACGGCTCAGAGTCGCTGTATTTGGGGTGAGGAAATTCATTTTGATAATTCAAGTGAGGCGCTTGAGATTATTAGGCATTCTTGTGCGCATTTAATGGCTCAAGCCATTAAAGAACTTTATCCAGATGCCAAATTTTTTGTAGGTCCGGTTGTGGAAGAGGGGTTTTATTATGATTTTAAAACCTGTGCAAAAATTGGCGAGGAAGATTTAGCAGTTATCGAAAAGAAAATGAAAGAGATTGCCAAAAAAGGCTTTCCTATCACTAAAGAAGTGATGACCCGCGAAGAAGCGATGAAAAAATTCGCAGGTGATGAACTCAAACAAGCTGTGATGGCAAAAATTCAAGGCGATAGCTTTGGAGTGTATAAACAGGGAGATTTTGAGGATTTGTGTCGCGGTCCTCATCTTCCTAACACAAAACTTTTACATAGCTTTAAACTCACTAAACTTGCAGGGGCTTATTTGGGGGGTGATGAACAGGCGGAGATGCTGACTCGAATTTATGGGATTGCATTTGCGGATAAGGAAAGTTTGAATGCCTATATCAATCAATTAGAAGAGGCAAAAAAACGCGATCATCGGAAGCTTGGATTAGAAATGGGTCTTTTTGCATTTGATGAAGAGATTGGGGCGGGACTTCCAATTTGGCTTCCTAAAGGTGCGCGTTTGCGCAGAAGAATTGAGGAGCTTTTGACAAAAGCTTTGATTGTGCGTCAATATGAGCCTGTAAGGGGTCCAGAGATTTTAAAGAGTAGCGTTTGGAAAATCAGCGGGCATTATGATAACTACAAAGAAAATATGTATTTCACGACAATTGATGATGTCGAATATGGTATCAAACCAATGAATTGCGTAGGTCATATCAAAGTTTATCAAAGCTCTCAAAGAAGCTACAGGGACTTGCCTCTTCGATTTTATGAATATGGGGTTGTCCATCGCCACGAGAAAAGTGGTGTTTTACACGGACTTTTAAGGGTTCGTGAATTTACCCAAGATGATGCACATATTTTTTGCCGGCCTACTCAAATAAAAGATGAAGTTAGCAATATCATTGATTTTACCCGTAAGATTATGGAAGCCTTTGGATTTTGTTATGAAATGGAGCTTTCTACCCGACCTGTTAAGTCAATCGGTAGCGATGATGTTTGGCAGACTGCGACAAATGCTCTTAAAGAAGCTTTAGAGAGTAATGGTATTGCATATCGTACAGATGAGGGCGGAGGTGCTTTTTACGGACCTAAGATTGATATTAAAATTACTGATGCCATTGGGAGAAAATGGCAGTGCGGGACAATTCAAATAGATATGAACTTACCTGAAAGGTTTGAGCTTAAATATACTGATGAAAATAATGCTTATGCACAACCAGTGATGATTCATCGAGCAATTTTAGGTTCTTTTGAACGTTTTGTGGCAATTTTGACCGAGCATTTTGGCGGTGAATTCCCTTTCTTTATCGCACCCACACAAGTCATACTCATACCGATTTCAGAAGAGCAGCTTACCTATGCTTTAGAAATCAAAGAACAGCTTTTGAACATAGGGGCGTATGCAGAGGTAATGGATAAAAATGAGACTTTAAATAAACGCATACGTAACGCTGAAAAACAAAGAGTGCCGATGATAGCCATTATCGGCGAAAAAGAAATGGCAAGCAAAACTTTGGCCATTCGCGACAGAAGATCAAAAACCCAATATGAACTAAATAAAGAGGAGTTTTTTAATATGGTAGAAATTAAAATAAAAGAGGTTAGCTTTTGA
- the infC gene encoding translation initiation factor IF-3: MSKEEVLLNEEISFPEVRCVGDEGEVFGIISSSEAQKIANSKGLDLVLISPNAKPPVCKVMDYGKYRYQTEKKLKEAKKKQKQIEVKEIKLSTQIAQNDINYKVKHAREFIEESKHVKFKVVLKGRESNDPKAGLSVLERVCAMIEDIATPEKEPKTEGRYVSWLFVPKKSK, encoded by the coding sequence TTGAGTAAAGAAGAAGTATTGTTAAACGAAGAAATCAGTTTTCCAGAGGTTAGATGTGTAGGAGATGAGGGGGAAGTATTTGGTATTATTTCTTCATCTGAAGCTCAAAAAATTGCCAATTCTAAGGGGTTGGATTTAGTGCTTATTTCTCCCAATGCAAAACCTCCGGTGTGTAAAGTAATGGATTATGGAAAATATCGTTATCAAACTGAGAAAAAACTCAAAGAGGCCAAAAAAAAGCAAAAACAAATAGAGGTTAAAGAAATAAAACTCTCTACCCAAATAGCTCAAAATGATATTAATTATAAAGTCAAACACGCTAGAGAATTTATCGAAGAAAGCAAACACGTTAAATTTAAAGTTGTTTTAAAAGGACGTGAAAGTAATGATCCTAAGGCTGGTTTGAGTGTCTTGGAGCGGGTTTGCGCAATGATTGAAGATATTGCCACACCTGAAAAAGAGCCAAAAACAGAAGGTAGATATGTTTCGTGGCTTTTTGTGCCTAAGAAAAGTAAATAA
- the rpmI gene encoding 50S ribosomal protein L35, translating into MPKMKTNRGALKRFKIKKNLIKRGGAFKSHILTKKSPKRKAGINAPHYVHSANMDSVKAMLCKA; encoded by the coding sequence ATGCCAAAGATGAAAACAAATCGCGGTGCGCTCAAGCGTTTTAAAATCAAGAAAAACCTTATCAAGCGTGGCGGTGCTTTTAAAAGTCATATTTTGACCAAAAAAAGCCCCAAACGAAAAGCTGGTATCAATGCGCCCCATTATGTTCATAGCGCGAATATGGACTCTGTCAAAGCAATGCTTTGTAAGGCTTAA
- the rplT gene encoding 50S ribosomal protein L20: protein MRVKTGVVRRRRHKKILKLARGFYSGRRKHFRKAKEQLERSMYYAFRDRKQKKRDFRSLWIVRINAACRINGISYSKFMHGLKLANIDLDRKILADMAMNDPNAFAKVAESAKKSF, encoded by the coding sequence ATGAGAGTAAAAACAGGTGTCGTTAGAAGAAGAAGACATAAAAAAATTTTAAAACTTGCGAGAGGTTTTTATAGCGGCAGGCGAAAGCATTTTAGAAAAGCAAAAGAACAGCTTGAAAGAAGTATGTATTATGCTTTCAGAGATCGCAAACAGAAAAAAAGAGATTTTAGGAGTTTGTGGATTGTAAGAATTAATGCTGCGTGCCGAATTAATGGTATTAGTTATTCAAAATTTATGCACGGTTTAAAATTAGCAAACATTGATTTGGATAGAAAAATTCTTGCCGATATGGCGATGAATGATCCAAATGCGTTTGCAAAAGTTGCAGAGAGTGCCAAAAAATCTTTTTAA
- a CDS encoding DUF4149 domain-containing protein yields the protein MNKLASVVHIINALYLWLIGLGIGAIIVSGVIVAPIIFNAYSFLPDLGITQYDSGILMTQIFIKLNDKLLNYTAIIIIIYELLVFKSSFKSSIFLLGLNALSVALIFIFTLYYTPNILEAQNMGAAYTATPEFENMHTQSEYLFKILLVTLSISFLSRIVLLSSKPAHKTPKTTPKVSRKKSA from the coding sequence ATGAATAAGCTAGCTTCTGTTGTGCATATCATTAATGCTCTTTATCTTTGGCTTATAGGCTTAGGGATTGGTGCGATAATCGTTTCGGGAGTCATTGTGGCACCCATTATTTTTAACGCCTATTCCTTTTTGCCTGATCTGGGTATTACCCAATATGATTCAGGAATTTTAATGACGCAAATTTTTATCAAACTCAATGATAAATTATTGAATTATACTGCCATTATTATCATTATCTATGAGCTTTTAGTCTTTAAATCTTCTTTCAAATCTTCAATCTTTCTTTTGGGATTAAATGCTTTGAGTGTTGCACTGATATTTATTTTTACCCTTTATTATACGCCCAATATCCTTGAAGCTCAAAATATGGGTGCAGCCTACACAGCGACTCCAGAATTTGAAAATATGCACACTCAAAGCGAATATTTGTTTAAAATCCTTCTAGTAACTCTTAGTATTTCTTTTCTCTCACGAATCGTTCTTTTATCTTCCAAGCCCGCTCATAAAACGCCTAAAACAACTCCTAAGGTATCCCGAAAAAAGTCTGCCTAA
- the yaaA gene encoding peroxide stress protein YaaA — MKILFSPSEGKRISEIVSDKNDFDFLDTLISKGSVIRKNIAKYMEILNEDDNVISKLFGVKNLNSKCVLDEMLLCSNLGRTSKMQAIRLYSGVAYKALDFQTLPIKAQNYILENVFIFSNLFGMVRSSDLLPFYKCNQNFKYQDFGLNNFYKKLSPKIDELLENESILDLRAEVYIKAYRLKFKHTRVEFLKNGKKVSHYAKHYRGIYLRELSLSPDVRLENLQIENLQFIGSKTLENANILLYEVG, encoded by the coding sequence TTGAAGATATTATTTAGTCCCAGTGAGGGGAAAAGAATTTCTGAAATTGTTTCAGATAAAAACGATTTTGATTTCTTGGACACCTTGATCTCAAAAGGAAGCGTTATCAGGAAAAATATTGCAAAATATATGGAGATTTTAAACGAAGATGATAATGTCATTTCGAAGCTTTTTGGAGTAAAAAATTTAAACTCAAAGTGCGTTTTAGATGAAATGCTTTTATGCTCAAATCTTGGTAGAACAAGCAAAATGCAAGCAATCAGATTATATAGCGGGGTTGCTTATAAAGCTTTGGATTTTCAAACACTTCCCATAAAAGCACAAAATTATATTTTAGAGAATGTGTTTATTTTCAGCAATCTTTTTGGAATGGTGCGTTCAAGTGATCTTTTGCCTTTTTATAAATGCAATCAAAATTTTAAATACCAAGATTTTGGCTTGAACAATTTTTATAAAAAGCTTTCCCCAAAAATTGATGAACTTTTAGAGAACGAATCGATTTTGGATTTAAGAGCAGAGGTTTATATTAAAGCTTATCGGCTTAAATTCAAGCATACACGTGTGGAATTTTTAAAAAATGGCAAGAAAGTCAGCCATTATGCCAAACATTATCGAGGAATTTATTTGCGAGAACTAAGTCTTTCTCCTGATGTGAGGCTTGAGAATCTTCAGATAGAGAATTTGCAATTTATTGGGAGTAAAACCCTTGAGAATGCCAATATTTTACTTTATGAGGTCGGATAG